The Canis lupus dingo isolate Sandy chromosome 26, ASM325472v2, whole genome shotgun sequence genome has a segment encoding these proteins:
- the LOC112676786 gene encoding 40S ribosomal protein S27-like: MPLAKDLPHPSLEEEKRKHKKKRLVQSPNSYFMDVKCPGCYKITTVFSHAQTVVLCVGCSTVLCQPTGGKARLTEGCSFRRKQH, translated from the coding sequence ATGCCCCTTGCAAAGGATCTCCCGCACCCGTCcctggaagaggagaagaggaagcacaAGAAGAAGCGCCTGGTGCAGAGCCCCAACTCCTACTTCATGGACGTGAAGTGCCCGGGATGCTACAAAATCACCACCGTCTTCAGCCATGCACAGACGGTAGTTCTGTGTGTCGGCTGTTCTACCGTCCTCTGCCAGCCCACGGGAGGAAAAGCAAGGCTTACAGAAGGATGCTCCTTCAGGCGGAAGCAGCACTAA